One Streptomyces sp. CNQ-509 DNA window includes the following coding sequences:
- a CDS encoding ABC transporter substrate-binding protein, producing MLAAAALTAGLAACGGDSLEEKGGTDSPDDDKSSLVVGQAGFTVSTVTAELYAAMLKDAGYDVTIKKLENRELYEPELEKGSIDVFPEYAATLAEFLNAKENGVEAPEKNPVASNDADETVTALRELAEPRGLKVLEAGDALDQNAFAVSKDFAAENDLKTLSDLGKTGDGIRLAAGDECPERPFCEPGLENTYDIDITKIDPLGVGTPAAKQSVQDGTNQLVLTTTTDATLDDFDLVLLEDDKGLQNADNILPVVNAKEAGTKEIAATLDKLTQVLTTEDLIELNRKVDAERMKPADAAQEYLEAKNLIGS from the coding sequence GTGCTGGCCGCCGCCGCCCTCACCGCGGGGCTCGCGGCCTGCGGCGGCGACAGCCTGGAGGAAAAGGGCGGCACGGACTCCCCGGACGACGACAAGTCATCCCTGGTGGTGGGCCAGGCCGGGTTCACGGTCTCGACGGTGACCGCCGAGCTCTACGCGGCGATGCTGAAGGACGCCGGTTACGACGTCACGATAAAGAAGCTGGAGAACCGCGAGCTCTACGAGCCGGAGCTGGAGAAGGGCAGCATCGACGTCTTCCCGGAGTACGCCGCGACCCTCGCCGAGTTCCTGAACGCGAAGGAGAACGGCGTAGAGGCTCCGGAGAAGAACCCCGTCGCGTCGAACGACGCCGACGAAACGGTGACCGCCCTGCGCGAACTCGCCGAGCCCCGCGGCCTCAAGGTACTCGAAGCCGGCGACGCCCTCGACCAGAACGCCTTCGCCGTCTCCAAGGACTTCGCCGCGGAGAACGACCTCAAGACCCTCAGCGACCTCGGCAAGACCGGCGACGGCATCCGCCTCGCGGCTGGCGACGAGTGCCCGGAGCGCCCGTTCTGCGAGCCGGGCCTGGAGAACACGTACGACATCGACATCACCAAGATCGACCCCCTGGGCGTCGGCACCCCGGCGGCCAAGCAGTCGGTCCAGGACGGCACGAACCAGCTCGTCCTGACGACCACCACGGACGCCACGCTGGACGACTTCGACCTGGTGCTCCTGGAGGACGACAAGGGCCTGCAGAACGCGGACAACATCCTCCCGGTCGTCAACGCCAAGGAGGCGGGCACGAAGGAGATCGCCGCCACGCTGGACAAGCTCACGCAGGTGCTCACGACGGAGGACCTGATCGAGCTGAACCGCAAGGTGGACGCGGAGCGGATGAAGCCGGCCGACGCGGCGCAGGAGTACCTGGAGGCCAAGAACCTCATCGGCTCGTAA
- a CDS encoding ABC transporter permease — protein sequence MGTIADAWTWLTTGSNWSGPTGIGVRLGEHLYLTGMSLAIACAIALPIAFWLGHVGKGGTLAINISNVGRAVPTLAVLGLLMLTPLRMHGDWPTVIALVLFAVPPLLTNAYVGIREADRDVVEAARGMGMSAPQLLGRVELPLGYPLVMTGLRSATVQVVATATLAAIAGGGGLGRIITAGFRTYNTPMVVAGAFLVAVLALVLEVVLAVAGRLLDPMRGRHDGRRGRGRRTPGDDLAAPGTEGADVPPGEQKPAPASL from the coding sequence ATGGGCACCATTGCGGACGCGTGGACGTGGCTGACCACGGGGTCGAACTGGTCGGGCCCGACCGGCATCGGCGTGCGGCTGGGCGAGCATCTGTACCTGACGGGCATGTCGCTGGCGATCGCCTGCGCCATCGCGCTGCCGATCGCGTTCTGGCTGGGCCACGTCGGCAAGGGCGGCACCCTCGCGATCAACATCTCGAACGTCGGCCGTGCCGTGCCCACGCTGGCGGTGCTCGGCCTGCTCATGCTCACCCCGCTGCGGATGCACGGCGACTGGCCGACGGTCATCGCCCTGGTGCTCTTCGCGGTGCCGCCGTTGCTGACGAACGCGTACGTGGGCATCCGCGAGGCCGACCGGGACGTGGTGGAGGCGGCGCGGGGCATGGGCATGTCCGCGCCGCAGTTGCTGGGCCGGGTCGAGCTGCCGCTGGGCTATCCGCTGGTGATGACCGGCCTGCGGTCGGCGACGGTGCAGGTCGTCGCGACCGCCACGCTGGCGGCCATCGCGGGCGGCGGCGGCCTCGGCCGGATCATCACCGCGGGCTTCCGGACGTACAACACCCCGATGGTGGTCGCCGGGGCCTTCCTGGTGGCGGTGCTGGCCCTGGTCCTGGAGGTCGTGCTCGCCGTCGCCGGGCGGCTCCTCGATCCGATGCGCGGCCGCCACGACGGCCGCCGCGGCCGCGGACGGCGGACGCCGGGGGACGACCTGGCAGCGCCGGGGACGGAAGGGGCGGACGTACCGCCGGGGGAACAGAAGCCCGCGCCGGCGTCGCTGTAG
- a CDS encoding ABC transporter permease has protein sequence MKASGCLAANEWICGEYVRSRSDELVDATVQHVWITLASVGIGLLVSFPLALIARRWRVLTGPVLGLTTVLYTIPSLAMFSLLVPIMGISASVVVTGLVLYSLTILIRNLLAGLDSVPAETREAARGMGYGQTRLLFAVELPLALPAVMAGLRMATVSTIAMTTVGGIIGYGGLGNLIVDGMRTLFKAQVLTASVLCVLLAVLADLLILGLQRLLTPWTRAQRRGGGGGRFRARTAGRQKETA, from the coding sequence GTGAAAGCCTCCGGCTGCCTGGCAGCGAACGAGTGGATCTGCGGTGAATACGTCCGCAGCCGCAGCGACGAGCTCGTCGACGCCACGGTCCAGCACGTCTGGATCACGCTGGCGTCGGTCGGCATCGGCCTGCTGGTTTCCTTCCCGCTGGCCCTGATCGCCCGCCGCTGGCGAGTGCTCACGGGCCCCGTGCTCGGCCTGACGACGGTGCTGTACACGATTCCGTCGCTCGCGATGTTCTCCCTGCTGGTCCCGATCATGGGCATCTCGGCGTCCGTGGTCGTCACCGGCCTCGTGCTCTATTCGCTGACGATCCTCATCCGCAATCTCCTGGCCGGCCTCGATTCCGTGCCGGCGGAGACGCGGGAGGCGGCCCGCGGGATGGGGTACGGGCAGACGCGCCTGCTCTTCGCCGTCGAGCTGCCGCTCGCGCTGCCCGCCGTCATGGCCGGGCTGCGGATGGCGACGGTGTCGACGATCGCGATGACGACGGTCGGCGGCATCATCGGCTACGGCGGCCTGGGCAACCTGATCGTCGACGGCATGCGCACCCTCTTCAAGGCACAGGTGCTGACAGCGTCGGTGCTGTGCGTGCTGCTCGCCGTGCTGGCGGACCTGCTGATCCTGGGCTTGCAGCGGCTGCTGACGCCGTGGACGCGGGCGCAGCGGCGCGGCGGGGGCGGCGGCAGATTCCGCGCGAGGACCGCAGGGCGGCAGAAGGAGACGGCCTGA
- a CDS encoding ABC transporter ATP-binding protein yields the protein MIRFEHVTKRYPDGITAVDDLSFDVAEGELVTLVGPSGCGKTTTLKMVNRLIEPTSGRIEVDGQDVMAADPVELRRHIGYCIQNVGLFPHKNVLDNTATVPHLLGTPRDKRLKRAAELLELVGLDPHEHGRRYPDQLSGGQRQRVGVARALAADPPVLLMDEPFGAVDPVVREHLQNEFLKLQARMRKTVLFVTHDIEEAVRLGDRIAVFGNGKIEQLDSPAAVLGAPATPYVADFVGADRGLKRLSVTEIELGDLEQPPVVRLDDDARGAAAALRDGGARWAVVLDGEGELHGWVAADEIAKGGAVSDYARRMDAWLPLGASLKKAFATMLQYDAGWIAVVDDEQTGRFAGVLTPASLHEALRRSIDADARAVARAEVELDSLPQL from the coding sequence ATGATCCGATTCGAGCACGTGACCAAGCGGTACCCCGATGGGATTACCGCGGTGGACGACTTGTCGTTCGACGTCGCCGAGGGCGAGCTGGTGACGCTTGTCGGCCCGTCCGGCTGCGGCAAAACCACCACCCTGAAGATGGTCAACCGGCTCATCGAGCCCACCAGCGGCCGTATCGAGGTCGACGGGCAGGACGTCATGGCCGCCGACCCGGTCGAGCTGCGCCGCCACATCGGCTACTGCATCCAGAACGTCGGCCTTTTTCCGCACAAGAACGTCCTCGACAACACGGCCACCGTGCCCCATTTGCTGGGCACGCCGCGCGACAAACGGCTGAAGCGGGCGGCCGAGCTGCTGGAGCTGGTCGGCCTCGACCCGCACGAGCACGGCCGGCGCTATCCCGACCAGCTCTCCGGTGGCCAGCGCCAGCGCGTCGGCGTGGCGCGGGCGCTGGCGGCGGACCCGCCGGTACTGCTGATGGACGAGCCGTTCGGGGCGGTGGACCCGGTGGTGCGCGAGCACCTGCAGAACGAGTTCCTCAAGCTGCAGGCGCGCATGCGGAAGACCGTGCTTTTCGTCACACACGACATCGAGGAGGCGGTACGCCTCGGCGACCGCATCGCGGTCTTCGGGAACGGGAAGATCGAGCAGCTCGACTCGCCGGCGGCCGTCCTGGGCGCACCCGCGACCCCGTACGTGGCCGACTTCGTCGGGGCCGACCGGGGCCTGAAACGGCTGTCGGTCACCGAGATAGAGCTCGGAGACCTGGAGCAGCCGCCGGTGGTCCGGCTCGACGACGACGCGCGCGGTGCCGCGGCGGCGCTACGGGACGGTGGCGCGCGGTGGGCGGTCGTGCTGGACGGCGAGGGCGAGCTGCACGGGTGGGTCGCGGCCGACGAGATCGCCAAGGGCGGCGCGGTGTCCGACTACGCGCGGCGGATGGACGCCTGGCTGCCGCTGGGGGCGAGCCTGAAGAAGGCGTTCGCGACGATGCTGCAGTACGACGCCGGGTGGATCGCTGTGGTGGACGACGAGCAGACGGGCCGCTTCGCGGGCGTCCTGACGCCGGCGAGCCTGCACGAGGCGCTGCGGCGGTCGATCGACGCGGACGCGCGCGCGGTCGCGCGGGCGGAGGTGGAACTGGACTCGCTGCCGCAGCTCTGA